The genomic stretch AAACATCCGGTGTGGACCGGAAGTAACATCAATTGGACAATCCGTAGTGCCCATGTGATCAAATCTGTTGTGTGTAACAATGACACCTAGTGGCTAGACCACAGATGCTCAGCGTCtggtatttttgttttagtttatttcGAACATTTCTATGCTTGACAATGCTGAATTTAAGCCAAAAATATGCAATTACTTAAATTCAtccaaaattattcattttggAGAAATATATCAGTAATATCTGATACAGAGGTGTAGGATTTCACAGGTTCTGGGTCTTCTAACTCTTCTTTTCATGGTGAAGTGTGTAACAGTTAACATGAGATGTACTTCACTGTACTTCAATCTTGTATATGCATGATACTACTGTTACCAAAGAGTGTTTAGTACTATTAGAATTGAAAGGACTCATTTGTAAATCGctccaattgaaaaaaaaaccaaatatgGTATGTTTCCAAAAAAAGTGGAGGTCACTGCCCAAATTCTGTACGGTGGTTGAACTATGAATTGAATAACACGTCTGAGGCACAGCTCATTTTTAcagttatacatttattatttcctCAAGCACACGTGTGATCAAGCTTGGCGATGACACAAACGCAGAAAGGTGCAATAAACAAAACAGAAGTGATTTTTTTGAGGAGAAAAACAGGTTATTTCCTCAAGACGTGAATAGAGATGTTGGCTTTATTTGAGAAGCTTGGCAGTTGCCATGGAGGTCATGGTCGTCATGGAGATGGAGGGTACTGTGATGTCTTTGAAGATGGGCTGGGAGACACCTCCGTATGATACTTTGTTCTCGCTGAGAGTTCCGATGATCATGGTGCGCATTTCACGACTGGCATCACCGCGCACCGCCAGCAGCGCCTGGATGTGCTCCTCCCTGTGGATACGGCACATCAACATTCACTATACGACCATTCATGTTCTCTGATTGCTTCTCAGAGCGGTATCCAAATCTTTTCCAGCGTGGGCCATAAACTTAAAGATTTAAACATTACACATTTATACTcataaaagttgtttttttctcattagaatatgacttttcattcattcattcattttctactgcttttcctcacgagggtcgcaggggtgctggagcctaccccagctttcttcaggcgagaggcggggtacaccctggactggtggccagccaatcacagggcacatatagacaaacaaccattcacactcacattcatacctatggacaatttggagtggccaattaacctagcatgtttttggaatgtgggaagaaaccggagtacccggagaaaacccacacatgcacgcggagaacatgcaaactccacacagagatggccaagggtggaattgagccctgatctcctagctgtgaggtctgcgcgctaaccactcgactgccgtgcagcctagaatATGATCTTTTTATCTAAATATttgattttcataatattatatcgtaatattttaaaattttggctgcacggcatgtgagtggttagcgtgcaggccacacaactaggagacccgagttcgattccaccctcggccatctctgtgtggagtttgcatgttctccccgtgcatagcttttctcccacattccaaaaacatgcatattggcATCATTCGATTGTaacttttttgtgttaatattctggtaaaattactgttgatttttcctcttgtttgttttatttgattaattatgTATTGTTTTAGCAGGCTGCACTTAGGACACCATCGATTCAGGAagcaaacaacagcagcaagggACTTTTCCAAGTGTTTGGTGTGGTGTACCTGATGTCAGGGTATTTGGAAACCAATGTGGTGACCTCCAGGAAAAGCAGAGTGGGGTCAGTCAGCTTGAAAACTTCAGCAATGGCCACAATGGCCCCGCAAAGACGATCAGTGTCTTCTCCCTGCAAGACAATGACAAGAGTCATTCAATGAATCAAGTAATTTTCCAGCTGATGATAGAAATATGTAAGTGCAACAAGCGGATTCCTTATCCATTTGAGCTGAATCACGAATCAACGATTAATCAATTACCCAATTttttgacaactattttggtaattgatttatgttttttttaattcaaaaataaaccattaaaaaaactcAGGTATGATAGAACATATGACATAGAACACATGGCATGAACAGCACTAAATAAAAAAGCTCTATGAGGTCACGCTGCCATGAGTACTCACAGCAGCCAGTTTTCTGAAGAGGAACTTGAACTGATCGGCTTCTTTGATCATCCTTTCAGCCCCTTCCTTCCTCTCATCAGCATTCCGAAAGGTGATCCTCTTCTGCATCACTGCTTTTATGTAGTCCACCACAACCCTCCGCAGGGCTTCACTTGTCATCTCCTGCACACCACGAGCAAAGCACACAATGCATGACATTACttccaaaaaaagacacatcatGTCAGTGAGGACCAGCGTGAAGGACTTGGTTTTCGGACCCACAGGTTGCAGATTTGACAACTCCAGACAAACAAGGCAGACTTGTGTGAATGTGCATGCACATCATTTTTTATAACTTCGAATATATTTGTCCGTATGAACATTTTGGATTTCAGTCGTAAAGACTTTTGGTCAGAATTCAATTCCAGGCCCAGTTTTATAGATGAGACCCCAGTTCCTCCATGGCAGACATTGTTGCTTCACAGAGAGGGACGGGCCAGGAGACTTGCTCAATGGATGtgaaagatattttttatattgtgcttaaaagaagtatcaatatataaataataccaATATATCACCCAGCTCTACCTAAAACCTGAAAAGGTCCCTCCCTTTCTTACCTGGTTGAAGGGTTTCTTAATCTTGTTGAAGTCATTAAAGTAGTCCTCCACCGTCACACAGATGGTGTCCACCGCATGAGAGCCTGACAGCCACTTCCTGGTCAGCAGCTCGCTGAGATGATGCTGGTAttgataaataaacacaatgacATTATGCCGGCAATGACATTTTACAACCTGTAAACAATATTTGACATAAaagcaattgaatgcatcacataatcagttccaatttccacatgtccaaaaggagtaggaagaagcaaagcttattaaatcctacccctccatctggtacttttacaatcagtaactgttacatttgttcactccctgctttcctaatatagtttaaggtttttaacatcaaatatatacagtactttacATCCACCACTTAGTCATTTAAATTTCCTcaagttttgtgtttttgctttaGTTATTCctcaaatggaaataaatattccTTGTCTAGTACAGTTTAATGCAGATAAAACGTGTGTATAAGTATTCAGTAGTGTGTTTTGGTATTCagtaatttgttattttacattatacgtatgtaaatatgtaaatattattgtatAGTATATGCAGTGTTAAAGAAATGGgctagtaataataaatataataggtaccatagtaactgtcaatatagtgatatgtatagcacatcatgactggctTACTATGCAGTACTGGAATTGTGCTGCTAACGCAACAGTTAGGTTATGATATGTAGAGTaccacatgacaaaaaaaaaaacacttcctcaCCTCAAGGTCCAGGAAGACTTCATCTAACAGGAACTGGCATCCCTCCTTGGCTACCTCATTGAGGGTCCTCTCTATGGCGACGTCACTATCAGTGGCCTCGGATGACTGAGAGTACTTCCTCTTCAGACTGGTGATGGACTCTCTGGACAACAACACACGGACCATACGGGAAGTATAATAGTATTAACTTCATATGCCAGAAAAGTGTTGAAACCAGATGGTGAAAATTGTGACACATCTTCAATATTGTTATTAGTAGATCTCAGTGCTGCCTTTGAGACCATCCATCACTCTATCCTACTGGAATGCCTTCAAATGCATATTGGTGTTACTGGTTCTGGTAGTCTCTTGGCTTAGATCTTATCTTGGGGATCGGTAGCATCGTGTGTGACTTCACTGTGCTGTGGTGTCCCACAAGGATCAGTGCTTAGCCCTCTTCTGTTCAACATATAGTACACGCTGCCGCTTGGTGACCTCATTGgcaaacataagattagctttcactctTATGCTGATGACATTGAGCTGTATGCGCCATTATAGCTAACTGACCCGCACGACAGCTCGAACCCTGATAAAACTGAGATGTTGATGATTGGCCCTGCTAAACAGAGTAGCCTGTTTAAGGACAGAGCTTTGATGAAAGCATCATTAACCAAAGTGACTGTGTGGAAAAATCTGGGTGTGATATTGGACTCAAATGTTGGGACGCAACATGGCGATGATAACGGCCTATTCTTTCCATTTCTGATGCAGAGACCCGAGTCCATGCATTTATCACGTCTCGCCTTGATTACTGTAATCAAGTGcttgctttctggtcttccgaTGCAAGTTTCAAAAGCCTGCAGTTCgtacaaaatgctgcagcaCGATTTCTTACAAGGACGCGTAAGTTTTAGCATATTTATTCAGCGCTAGCAGTTGCACTGGCTCTCAGTTTATTTTAGACTTCTAGAGGTTCTGCTActtgtttacaaaatatgacatggGTTGGCACCTTTACATCTGGTTgacctaattgtaccctatgctccgtctaacacgccggtcttttgacaatcccgagtgccagaaagaagtatgcgggctCTAGAGTCTTTTCTATTCGGGCTCCAATGTTGTGGAATGCCCTGCTtgttaatattagagctgctatatctcagtagaaatgttcaagtcccgactCAAGACTTATTTCtacactttagcatttagttaaAACTACTCGGAGGACTACTAGGAGTCTAGCACCTGTCTCACTGCATACTGAGAGAAAGTAGCAAACGTACAGTACtacattttcataattacaaggcttcttctgccttgtatttgtattttggttcatttagaTATAATGTAAGTATTCAGATATAAGTATTAAACCACAAAAGAGTCATcatctaattcattcatttgtgaaaaactgcaatatagCGAGTGAGCGATAATTGCAAGTGGTGGCTGTAAtgacatttcaatatttttcatgTACAAAACATATCATAATGGCTGccacatgcttttttttcatgtatgtgACCCTTgctggaaaacgtttggacttcatatttagttttttagcattttgatttgagaattaTCTACTAGCAGTTTTTTGTTTCCCTTATTGTACACTAAATGAACCTGTTAAGTGTCCTTAAAAGAGAGTTATGCATAATGATGGGCAGTGTTGCTGTTAACTCTTTAAGGTAAGCAACATTTGAAGTGGAAGAATTCCAGATAACAAGCTAGctagtaaaacacacacacttacttgAATGTTTGGCAGTTGTTTATGATGGCGATCATGTATTGCACGTAACACTGAGGCAGCTGTCGATCTCGCAGGTGTTCCTCTTTGTAGGCCACGGCCTCTTCTTTGTACCTGCAAATACAGTAGCAATGACAACTGAgcatcacaaaaaacacatataaacaTTATCATTCACTGTCATCTATACATACAGCGGTGtccaaaacattccatttattaatattgaatcctactttgtggaaattcacttatcgcagttatgtttggaaccaattaactgcaataaatgagggatgactgtatttctttgtttttttttttgctgactttTTCTGCAGCGTTTGCACAATCAACGATTGATGGGGACAGTGGCAAAATTACCGAATGAGGAAGGAGTTCATCTGTTTCAGGCAAAGTTTGAGAACCTGTTCTTTGAAGTCCCCATCGATCTGGGCAGCCACTTGCAGGTTCTGTTCGAACATCttatgagacaaaaacaatAGTAAATGTCAGAACTTGGTAAACAAAAAATTATGGTAAATAAGTGTAGTACAATTGAAAGTTTGAGTACAAAGTCATGTGCCAagtattgtaaataataatactattgtaACCTGGAAGACAATGGCAGGCAGTGTGGTTTGGTAGTACCCATCCTGGTCTGCTTCGGGCTCGGTTTCTTTCTGCCAGTCCTTCTTGTCCGTTTCCAGGGCTTTTCTCAGCCAGCCGGTAATATTAGACTGGAGACGGGGAAAAGACATACGGAATTTGGCATACAGCAAGTGTACCTTTTCATATAACAGGACCCCCAAGCtgggggtggatggatgagtgggtggaagttgtaatctaataagaataaattgtaattttaagagATTAACctgataatattacaaagtaATTGTAGATTTTAGtaattttatgtatattatgcatacattattttttttaaattagaatccaacacaacaaaataaagttggaatttttttattttttaataaagtcaaaatattatgggattaagtcataatattatgagaaagttaAAATGTAAATTGAATACAGGCACTATatattcaatttcaatttttgtatatgtgcatgcgtgggcttcctcccccattccaaaaacatgctaggctgtggtcttcctctacgcctccgacctggcagctctaaacacagcatccttctaccaatatattcactatctctcctctggacatgtcccaaccatctcagtctggcctctgactttatctccaaggtatctaacatgtaatgtccctctgatgtactccttcctgatcctatccatcctggtcactcccaataagaacctcagcatcctcatttctgctacctccagttctgcttcctgtcttttcctcaatggcactgtctctagaccaaacaccacgacctttcctttcattttatgagaagttatgagaataacatcataatattacaaaaataaaatgtatattactTAATAGTTTGCAAAacttgcaaaataaaaacaactgaaaaATAGCAATATAAGAACCTCATACAAATAATcggctttttcacctatatcacaaagctgagatgcagttttttcttgaaatatacacaTCATAACATCTTAGGACATTCACATGTGTTGGTTTACAAAAGACCAATAATTTGTCATGATGTGGCCCTCATTGGAAAAAGTCTGGGCACCCTGCTGCATGTGATTAAACGGATGACTGCGGTGACAGGGCATGTTGTGCTTACCGTGAAAGTCTGAACATATTTGCTGAGGAGGTCATCAACTACATCCTGGGGCAACAGCGACTCCAGCTGGTTACTGCTCTCGGAAATAAGCTCCGGATGGCCCATCATCTCCACACTtggaaatatacacacacaggcatACACTCACACCACCATTCCTACAGGGAACTACCGCTTTTAGAATTTAAGTGGCTGATGTGCAATAACAAATTATGATTTATCAAAGCTTTATTCTTAAAGAAATGAGAATTTCACCTTCATAGGTGGaataaaaaaacgtattttctggactataagtcacactttttttcataggttggctgttccttcgacttatactccagagggacttataaatgaaaaaaatgtttgttataTAAACACTgtacaccttttctgttcatgtttatttttcattcattcattcattttctaccgcttatcctcacaagggtcgcgggggtgctggagcctatcccagctgtcttcgggcgagaggcggggtaaaccctggactggtggccagccaatcacagggcacaaacaaacaaccattcccactcatattcatacctatggacaatttggagtcgccaattaacctagcatgtttttggactgtgggaggaaaccggagtaccaggagaaaacccacgcatgcacggggagaacatgcaaactccacagagatagccgaggatgagattgaacactggtctcctagccatgaggtctgtgcactaaccacttcatcgccgtgcagcctctttatttttcatgtagctgaataagcattgtgttagcatatcttacacctattcagcctgttctctattcttttattgttagaacttgccttccaagaggatgtaatgtctgttttggtcaagtagtttggaaaataaattacccgcaaaaaatgcgacttatactctagtgcgactcatagtccagaaaatacggtaaaacaGACGGAAAGCacaatccaaggaaatacagctggaataggtgcggattctgaaagatctagaaagttttctgtgcgggatATTGTGTGTTGttggagtccacagctcaatagaaagggtaaaaaaatagcataatagggTAAATAGGTTCCCTTTTAGGGAACTGGTTGGATTTTGATGTCGGTGCATTCACATGTGCTGCTGcacccgtgcatgtgtgtgtgtgtgattgccaTTACCTCTTGTACGTATTTAGAACCCAGGTTAACAGGGATACTATCTCATTAGCCTCCAAGTCTTCAAAGGCCAGTTCTTTGACCCGAGTGGATACAGCATTGTGGTAGAGGCTGAAAAACCTAAAAGACACGTAGATGAACATATCCATATCATCTGTGTGTTAGTAACAGAGCATTGTGGCAAAATGTGTCACAGTCATGGTTTAGTAATCCCCCAGTATTGGAATGTGTTTTGAATGAATGTCTgcaaaatgtcccaaaattcCAAAGCAGTGGTCTCTGCCCAACCCTGACCTTAAAATGAGTTAGCAGAGTTGAAGAAATCATTCATGCATTACCTGTTGAAGGTGTTGTAATGTGGGGGGAAGCACTGAACCATGAGGTTCTTCACAACAATGAGGTCATCTAGAACATATTTCCGAGTTATCTCCAGAAGACGAACCAGCCACATTTTATCGGCTTCTCTTGTCACCGCCTGGGTGCCTTCAATGCGGGTACTGACTGTACCCTCCAACACCTGCAAAAATACACACGTTTTTTAAGAATACAACTTTAGGATTAGATCCAAAGAAGCCCTACTCAAGTATGCCACCAATCGGAATACATTGAAATAATCTTGTAAGCTGAAGCATGCTTGACAGGAAACTCCTTCCTCTAACCTCAAACATTCTGTCTTTCCATCTTTTGGGTCGTCCAGGTGGGATGAACCCCGTCTGCTTTTTACGGTCTACCATACGCCGGTCAATCTTCTCCTCACGCTCGATGATACGAACCACTGACACCAGCATGGTGGGATCGCGACGTACCGTCACCATGGCCCTCTGCAGAACCATCCATAACTGTTTGGCAAGCTCATCTGACAAAGCCTGGACCTAGAAGAGAAGAAATGCTTGAAGAGATTTATTATGTAACTTGTAACTAGcattaatatagtagacataaaaaatatagaaaatataagacataaattgACATAAAAAGCAATATCAACCTTAACCACAGtccagtaatccctcaccactgaagcaaaatgtattttttggcctaaattaagcttcaaacattaaaaatagctaaattaaCTGAAATTCATATATAAGCCATTATATGTATGTGAATTTTATTATATGCAGTGacctacattggtcactaggtggaagtaatgttacattgatgatagCCGCTGCAGGAAGAACTACTGCAATAAACTGCAATACAAATGGATCAACAAAGAACTTTACCAATGTAACGCgcgtctattcattcattcattcattttctaacgcttttcctcatgagggtcgcgggggtgctggagcctatcccagctgtctttgggcaagaggcggggtacaccctggactggtggccagccaatcacagggcacatatagacaaacaaccattcacactcacattcatacctatggacaatttggagtggccaattaacctagcatgtttttggaatgtgggaggaaaccggagtacccggagaaaacccacgcaatcacggggagaacatgcaaactccacacagagatggccgagggtgaattgaaccctggtctcatagctgtgaggtctgtgtgctaaccactagaccgccgtgccgcccacgcctgtgtgtctatattatgttttatatttcattttccctatattgcataataagagtgtaaaggtgactataggggtgttatttcatattttttatttagcaaactccaaaaaaaatggcatttagaaggttgttatgaggttttctatgctcttaactATGAAACTATTCCATTTACAAATAAGGTAGTTAAAGTTTGAACATGTGGTGAATGACTGATTGTTTGAATGTACAAGCATTGTAAGGATCTTCTCTGCTCCACTTGGAGTCTAACTTACATCTTCAAAGTAGATGGAGATGAGATGCATGTCGCTGGTGTTCTTGCTGTCCATACGGTATTGCTCGTACATGAGGTCGTCTCGAGAACTCTCCAGTTCCATCAGTTTCCTGTGTGCCTGAAGCAGCTCCGCCTGCTCTATCAGCTGCTGGGTCTCGGCCACAATCTCTGGGACTGTGACATGAGATGTGAAGACATATTCAAGTAGAATGTTTTTTGGATAAGAGTGTGAGAACGGGAGCCAATCAAACctgagaaaatgttttttaggTTTTCCACAGCAGATGCCAGCTGACTATGTTGGACCACAGCATCCTTGACATCTTTTAGGTTTTCTATGGTGTTGATGCTCTGCCTCCAGTCTTTGCTCACATCGGTTAGCGAGCTCTGAATGTCCTTCACATCCAGTAGGGCACTGTGCAGCTGCGTCAGCCCAGTGCGAACTCCATCCAGCTGAGACTGGATGGCTGCCTGAAGGACATGAACAAACGGCAGGTTGTTATGGTTTTTAATGGGGAATTTTCATCACGAGGAACAAATGTGTAGCTTTTTGTAAAGCATTGTCATTTTAGGCCAATTTGACGTAATTGGGATGACAGCTggaaaataatgtgaaaattaAAATGTCGATGTTGGCTAGTAGAAGGCTTTTATGGGGCGGGGGGACCAGCAATGTGTCATTTGTATGGGTAAAAAGCGGGCATCTAATGTATATGTGGATGTTACTGAATAGCACAGGGCTACacatgcgtgcgtgggttttctccgggtactccggcttcctcccacattccaaaaacatgctaggttaattagacactccaaattgtccataactatgaatgtgagtgtgaatggttgtttgcctatatgtgccctgtgattggctggcgatcagcccagggtgtaccccgcctctcgccccaagacagctgggataggctccagcacgcccgcgaccctcgtgaggataagtgaaaGAATGAATAGTACAGCAGATGACTGAAGCCTTATATAATGCTGTAAATATTAAAAGCCAGCTGATGCTGAACTTGTCACCTTCAGCCTTGCTTCAACTGAGGCTTTCTTTCTGGCCTCTCTTCTTCTGTACTGCTCCACTTTGTCCAGCTGATCAGATCTCTGCAGCATTCCTGCAACACGCTGGACGGCTGTGGCAACCGCCTCCCGGCTGGTCTCCTCCATTCCGGTGCTCAGTAGTGCAAAGGTTTCATGCAAACACACTGAAGGGGAAACGGAAAGTGTTATTTAGCCCATTTCCTTAACACTGCATATACTatacaataatatttacaaatgtataatgtaaaataacaaattactGAATACTAAAACACACTACTGAATACTTATACACACATTAAACTGTACTAGACAAggaatatttatttccatttgagGAATAACtaaagcaaaaacacaaaaacttgAGGACATTTAAATGACTAAATGGTGGATGTAAAGGtgagtagtatagtatatatatttgatgTTATATTCCAGTGACGATATGACCAT from Doryrhamphus excisus isolate RoL2022-K1 chromosome 1, RoL_Dexc_1.0, whole genome shotgun sequence encodes the following:
- the exoc3 gene encoding exocyst complex component 3 encodes the protein MEETSREAVATAVQRVAGMLQRSDQLDKVEQYRRREARKKASVEARLKAAIQSQLDGVRTGLTQLHSALLDVKDIQSSLTDVSKDWRQSINTIENLKDVKDAVVQHSQLASAVENLKNIFSVPEIVAETQQLIEQAELLQAHRKLMELESSRDDLMYEQYRMDSKNTSDMHLISIYFEDVQALSDELAKQLWMVLQRAMVTVRRDPTMLVSVVRIIEREEKIDRRMVDRKKQTGFIPPGRPKRWKDRMFEVLEGTVSTRIEGTQAVTREADKMWLVRLLEITRKYVLDDLIVVKNLMVQCFPPHYNTFNRFFSLYHNAVSTRVKELAFEDLEANEIVSLLTWVLNTYKSVEMMGHPELISESSNQLESLLPQDVVDDLLSKYVQTFTSNITGWLRKALETDKKDWQKETEPEADQDGYYQTTLPAIVFQMFEQNLQVAAQIDGDFKEQVLKLCLKQMNSFLIRYKEEAVAYKEEHLRDRQLPQCYVQYMIAIINNCQTFKESITSLKRKYSQSSEATDSDVAIERTLNEVAKEGCQFLLDEVFLDLEHHLSELLTRKWLSGSHAVDTICVTVEDYFNDFNKIKKPFNQEMTSEALRRVVVDYIKAVMQKRITFRNADERKEGAERMIKEADQFKFLFRKLAAGEDTDRLCGAIVAIAEVFKLTDPTLLFLEVTTLVSKYPDIREEHIQALLAVRGDASREMRTMIIGTLSENKVSYGGVSQPIFKDITVPSISMTTMTSMATAKLLK